A DNA window from Streptococcus sp. LPB0220 contains the following coding sequences:
- a CDS encoding alpha/beta fold hydrolase yields the protein MKLIFLHGLGQDVLSWQGVQFALSPLHSKTFDIFSHPKESYQEVKERLTERLQQESEPFILVGLSLGGVLALDLSRQDFPQLKGLVLAGTQYKLNTNPLYRLQILLFRLLPKHVFEKQDANKQQMLQILTELKGLNLTDTVKACPLPSLVICGSRDWANQSSSKKLAKLLPKGRYQEIADGGHLLNTEKPYELAQAIKEFVAGF from the coding sequence ATGAAACTGATTTTTTTACATGGACTAGGACAGGATGTCCTCTCTTGGCAAGGAGTCCAATTTGCACTTTCACCCTTGCACTCCAAAACTTTTGATATTTTCTCCCATCCAAAAGAAAGCTATCAGGAAGTCAAAGAAAGGTTGACGGAGCGCCTCCAGCAAGAAAGCGAACCCTTTATTCTGGTAGGACTCTCACTAGGTGGCGTGCTCGCTCTTGATCTCTCCAGACAAGACTTCCCGCAACTCAAGGGCTTGGTCCTTGCGGGAACTCAATACAAACTCAACACCAATCCCCTCTATCGGCTCCAGATCCTTCTCTTTCGTCTACTTCCCAAGCATGTCTTTGAAAAGCAAGATGCCAATAAACAACAGATGCTTCAAATCTTGACCGAATTAAAAGGGCTCAATTTAACCGATACCGTTAAAGCTTGCCCTCTTCCTAGCTTGGTGATTTGTGGTAGCAGAGATTGGGCCAATCAATCTTCTTCTAAAAAATTGGCCAAGCTCCTGCCAAAAGGCCGCTATCAAGAAATCGCAGACGGAGGCCATCTACTCAATACCGAGAAACCCTATGAACTCGCGCAAGCCATCAAAGAGTTTGTCGCTGGATTTTAA
- a CDS encoding ABC transporter ATP-binding protein, which produces MEKVLEISHLSKKFGHQYALNDVNLTIRKGDVYGLIGKNGAGKTTLIKVITQLIQETDGSVSLFASTNRSQWTQALKRVGSVIESPVAHKHMTAYQNLVYYCKARHIPNPDQVIKETLNYVGLNNTGKKKFRDFSLGMKQRLGIAIALIAKPDFLILDEPINGLDPVGIKEFRQMIKRLNDELGMTILISSHILSELYLVANRFGIVDQGRLIKEISKAEFEEQGEDYIILKTSQLALASQLIQDQLHHRIKVIDKDGEIHIFGQTHDIKVIVKALVQADIDVDEIYYARQDLEKFFTDLVD; this is translated from the coding sequence ATGGAAAAAGTATTAGAAATTTCCCATTTGAGTAAAAAATTTGGTCATCAATACGCCTTAAATGATGTGAATCTCACCATTCGCAAAGGCGACGTCTACGGCCTGATCGGCAAAAATGGTGCAGGGAAAACCACCCTCATCAAGGTCATCACCCAGCTGATTCAAGAAACTGATGGAAGCGTCTCTCTCTTTGCTTCTACAAATCGCTCCCAGTGGACCCAAGCGCTTAAACGGGTTGGATCCGTCATTGAGAGTCCCGTGGCCCATAAGCATATGACCGCTTATCAAAACCTGGTCTACTATTGCAAGGCTCGCCATATCCCCAATCCCGACCAGGTCATCAAAGAAACCCTGAACTATGTTGGCCTGAATAATACGGGTAAGAAGAAATTCCGTGACTTCTCACTAGGAATGAAACAACGGTTGGGAATTGCGATTGCTCTCATTGCTAAGCCAGATTTCCTTATTCTGGACGAACCCATCAATGGCCTTGATCCAGTCGGAATCAAGGAATTCCGTCAGATGATCAAACGCCTCAATGATGAACTCGGCATGACCATCCTCATTTCCAGTCACATCCTCTCCGAACTCTATCTGGTTGCCAATCGCTTTGGTATTGTCGACCAAGGACGCCTGATCAAAGAAATTAGCAAGGCTGAATTCGAAGAACAAGGAGAAGACTACATCATCCTCAAGACTAGCCAGCTAGCCCTTGCGAGTCAACTGATTCAGGATCAACTCCATCACCGCATCAAGGTCATCGATAAGGATGGAGAAATCCATATCTTCGGACAGACTCACGATATTAAAGTCATTGTCAAAGCCCTCGTTCAAGCCGATATTGACGTGGACGAAATCTACTATGCCCGCCAAGATCTGGAAAAATTCTTTACGGACTTGGTAGACTAG
- a CDS encoding ABC transporter permease — MLHTIQADFYRLFRSKGFWITEAILVLNILSGVIFGATGHVGVNTESKLPQATEVWTGFKALTNYSSSISVTILFTIIVITLVLGTDLTQNLYKNSLAYGVSRTSYYFAKSAVVLTIALFQFLVSYGLVFLIATLYNGLGTMPEHFLAHFGLTVLIQFLSTLAWVSIISFLLYASQSITLAFVGYFIGNILLSLPALFLKDIDILHYLNLEFQYSMVQSTTATTNTLSIALGFILVFGFLGLATFKHKDL; from the coding sequence ATGTTGCATACCATTCAAGCAGATTTTTACAGACTTTTTCGCTCCAAAGGTTTTTGGATTACAGAAGCCATTCTCGTTCTCAACATCCTGTCTGGAGTCATCTTTGGAGCTACTGGCCACGTCGGCGTCAATACGGAATCCAAATTGCCCCAAGCGACCGAAGTTTGGACAGGCTTTAAAGCTTTGACCAACTACTCTTCCAGCATCAGTGTGACCATCCTCTTTACCATTATTGTCATCACCTTGGTCCTGGGAACAGACTTAACGCAAAACTTATACAAGAATAGTCTGGCCTATGGCGTTTCTCGCACCAGTTACTACTTTGCCAAAAGCGCCGTTGTTCTGACCATTGCTCTCTTCCAATTTCTTGTTTCTTATGGTCTCGTCTTCTTGATCGCGACGCTCTACAATGGACTTGGCACCATGCCAGAGCACTTCTTGGCTCATTTTGGACTGACCGTGCTGATTCAGTTCCTTTCCACCTTGGCTTGGGTCAGCATCATTTCCTTCCTTCTTTATGCCAGCCAATCCATCACCTTGGCCTTCGTTGGCTACTTCATTGGAAATATCCTCTTAAGCCTTCCTGCGCTCTTCCTTAAAGATATTGATATTCTCCACTATCTAAACTTGGAATTCCAATATTCCATGGTACAGAGCACAACAGCAACAACCAACACCCTCTCGATCGCCCTTGGATTCATCCTTGTTTTCGGCTTCCTAGGACTGGCTACTTTTAAACACAAAGATTTATAA
- a CDS encoding sensor histidine kinase, with protein MWVLVLILVVLVLLLGLGYLRLLSALKDLQEQIQQKLQNGSGVRLTSRVSKKELVALTKQVSDLFDQIERTNRIAFQEKKTLDMAISNIAHDIRTPLTIASGYTQQIIKGGTQEEEKLKKIASNLQVVSKRLESLLEYRRLMEGAIQPRISDVDLSQVLTQQLFQYYDSLSEAGIALEVELEEHLHYATDPELWERLLQNMLSNVLKHGKEQARLTLTSDADTIRVELRNIVQQPIQHLDQLASRFYSENLSDTEESSGLGLYIIQNFVEILGGDLQLATEADWFILTITLRKKA; from the coding sequence ATGTGGGTTTTAGTTCTAATTCTTGTCGTCCTTGTCCTTCTCTTGGGACTGGGCTACCTTCGCCTACTCTCTGCTCTCAAAGATTTGCAGGAGCAGATTCAACAGAAGCTCCAAAATGGGAGTGGAGTACGGTTAACGTCACGTGTTTCAAAAAAAGAATTGGTTGCCTTGACCAAGCAGGTCAGTGATCTCTTTGATCAGATCGAGCGGACCAATCGGATTGCCTTTCAAGAGAAAAAGACCTTGGATATGGCCATTAGTAATATTGCCCACGATATCCGGACGCCTTTGACCATTGCATCGGGCTATACCCAACAAATCATCAAGGGTGGGACGCAGGAAGAGGAAAAGCTGAAGAAAATTGCTTCCAATCTTCAAGTCGTCTCAAAACGCCTGGAATCTCTCTTGGAATACAGACGCTTGATGGAGGGAGCCATTCAGCCTCGGATTTCAGACGTCGATCTCAGCCAAGTCCTGACTCAGCAGTTGTTCCAGTATTATGACAGCCTGTCTGAGGCGGGGATTGCCTTAGAGGTAGAGCTAGAAGAGCATCTTCATTATGCTACGGATCCAGAGCTCTGGGAGCGCCTCTTGCAAAATATGCTCAGCAATGTCCTCAAGCATGGAAAGGAGCAGGCCCGTTTGACCTTGACCTCAGACGCGGACACGATTCGGGTCGAGCTGCGCAATATTGTGCAACAACCGATCCAGCACTTAGACCAATTGGCTAGTCGATTCTACTCTGAAAATCTCTCGGATACAGAGGAGTCTTCTGGCTTGGGTCTCTACATTATTCAAAATTTTGTAGAGATCTTAGGGGGAGACTTGCAACTGGCAACGGAGGCAGACTGGTTTATCTTGACCATTACACTAAGAAAAAAGGCTTGA
- a CDS encoding response regulator transcription factor, with amino-acid sequence MTRILLIEDNNDIQEILYSLLSEDHEVLQAFSGTEGLRLFQQEAVDLVLLDIMLPGKNGDQVLEEIRLQSQTPVIMMTALGDKHLISQYLLAGANDYIVKPFNLDEVAARVTVQLRNQPTVAQESQASQKRSFKNLVLNPETFELESGEQTLRLGKKEFQIFETLLAHPKKIFTKEELYEAVWEEVYLPGDNTLNAQLSNLRKKIAQLDPNEDYIETVWGLGVRLKGDK; translated from the coding sequence GTGACACGGATTTTATTAATCGAGGATAATAATGATATCCAAGAAATTTTATACAGTCTCTTAAGTGAAGATCATGAGGTCCTTCAGGCTTTTTCAGGTACAGAAGGGCTGCGGCTCTTCCAGCAAGAAGCCGTTGATTTGGTCCTTCTGGATATCATGCTTCCAGGGAAAAATGGGGATCAGGTCCTTGAGGAGATCCGTTTGCAGAGTCAGACACCGGTTATCATGATGACCGCTCTGGGAGACAAACACCTCATTAGCCAGTATCTCCTTGCAGGTGCCAATGATTATATTGTCAAGCCCTTTAATCTGGACGAAGTGGCGGCTCGGGTGACGGTGCAGTTGAGAAATCAACCGACGGTAGCACAGGAATCTCAAGCGTCGCAAAAGCGATCCTTTAAGAATTTGGTCTTAAATCCAGAAACCTTTGAACTGGAGTCCGGCGAACAGACGCTTCGATTGGGCAAAAAAGAATTTCAAATTTTTGAGACCTTGCTGGCGCATCCAAAGAAGATTTTCACCAAAGAAGAATTGTATGAAGCTGTCTGGGAAGAAGTCTATCTGCCTGGAGACAATACCCTCAATGCCCAATTAAGCAATCTTCGAAAGAAAATTGCCCAGCTTGACCCAAATGAGGACTATATTGAAACGGTCTGGGGCTTGGGTGTTCGCTTGAAAGGAGACAAGTAA
- a CDS encoding 6-phospho-beta-glucosidase: MTDKLQFPDGFLWGGATAANQCEGAYNEDGRGLANVDVVPIGPDRHAIITGQKKMFDFEEGYFYPAKDGIDMYHRYKEDIALFGEMGFKTYRLSIAWSRIFPKGDELEPNEAGLQFYEDLFNECHKYGIEPLVTITHFDCPMHLITEYGGWRSRKMLECYERLCRTLFTRYKGLVKYWLTFNEINMILHAPFMGAGLCFEEGENEEQVKYQAAHHELVASAIATKLAHEIDPNNKVGCMLAAGQNYPHTCAPRDVWAGLEEDRKNYFFIDVQARGEYPNYAKKEWERQGITVEMTEQDLQLLKDHTVDFISFSYYASRVASGDPAEREKTAGNIFASLKNPYLESSEWGWQIDPLGLRITLNTIWDRYQKPLFIVENGLGAVDTPNEAGEIEDDYRIDYLAAHIKAMREAIHEDGVVLWGYTTWGCIDLVSAGTGEMKKRYGFIYVDRDNEGKGSLERSRKKSFYWYKEVIATNGASVE; the protein is encoded by the coding sequence ATGACCGATAAACTTCAATTTCCAGATGGTTTCCTTTGGGGTGGGGCGACGGCTGCTAACCAGTGTGAGGGAGCGTATAATGAAGACGGCCGTGGCTTGGCCAATGTGGATGTGGTACCGATTGGTCCTGATCGTCATGCCATTATTACGGGTCAGAAAAAGATGTTCGACTTTGAAGAGGGCTATTTTTATCCGGCTAAAGATGGCATTGATATGTACCATCGCTACAAGGAAGACATTGCGCTCTTTGGGGAAATGGGCTTTAAAACCTATCGCTTGTCCATTGCCTGGTCTCGGATCTTCCCTAAAGGAGATGAACTAGAGCCAAATGAAGCAGGTCTACAGTTCTATGAAGACCTCTTTAATGAGTGCCACAAGTATGGCATTGAGCCCTTGGTGACCATTACCCATTTTGACTGTCCCATGCATTTGATTACCGAGTATGGAGGTTGGCGCAGTCGCAAGATGTTGGAATGTTATGAACGTCTCTGCCGGACCCTCTTCACTCGCTACAAGGGCTTGGTCAAATACTGGCTAACCTTTAATGAGATCAATATGATCCTTCATGCGCCTTTTATGGGAGCAGGTCTCTGCTTTGAAGAAGGGGAGAATGAGGAGCAGGTCAAATACCAGGCGGCTCACCATGAGTTGGTCGCTTCAGCCATTGCTACCAAGCTAGCCCATGAGATTGATCCGAACAATAAGGTGGGCTGTATGTTGGCAGCTGGGCAAAACTATCCGCATACCTGTGCTCCGCGAGATGTCTGGGCTGGTCTAGAAGAAGACCGCAAGAACTATTTCTTTATCGATGTGCAGGCGCGTGGGGAATACCCTAACTATGCCAAGAAAGAGTGGGAGCGTCAGGGGATCACGGTCGAGATGACGGAACAGGACCTTCAATTGTTGAAAGACCATACAGTTGACTTTATTTCCTTCTCCTACTATGCCAGTCGGGTCGCTTCAGGGGATCCAGCTGAAAGGGAAAAAACAGCGGGCAATATCTTTGCCTCTCTGAAGAATCCCTACCTAGAAAGCTCAGAATGGGGTTGGCAGATTGACCCTCTTGGTCTCCGCATTACGCTGAACACCATCTGGGATCGTTATCAAAAACCTCTCTTTATCGTAGAAAATGGACTAGGTGCCGTTGATACCCCAAATGAAGCCGGGGAGATTGAGGATGACTACCGGATTGATTACCTGGCTGCCCACATCAAGGCCATGCGGGAGGCCATCCATGAAGATGGTGTTGTCCTCTGGGGCTATACGACTTGGGGCTGTATTGACCTCGTCTCTGCCGGGACAGGAGAAATGAAGAAGCGCTACGGTTTTATCTATGTCGACCGGGACAACGAAGGCAAGGGAAGCTTGGAGCGCTCCCGTAAGAAATCCTTCTATTGGTACAAAGAAGTCATTGCGACCAATGGGGCTTCTGTTGAATAA
- a CDS encoding VOC family protein translates to MNLNQLDIIVSNIPQVCADLEHILDKKADYVDDSFAQFTIGSHCLMLSQNHLVPLENFQSGIILHIEVEDVDQNYKRLKELGIQVLNGSVVTDWGTESLLVEGPAGLVIDFYRMK, encoded by the coding sequence ATGAATTTAAATCAATTAGATATCATCGTTTCAAATATTCCCCAGGTCTGTGCTGACTTGGAGCATATTTTGGATAAAAAAGCCGATTATGTTGACGACAGTTTTGCTCAGTTCACGATTGGCAGTCACTGTCTCATGTTGTCTCAAAATCATTTGGTTCCTTTGGAAAACTTTCAGTCAGGAATCATTCTTCATATCGAGGTTGAGGATGTAGACCAGAACTACAAACGGTTGAAAGAGCTTGGTATCCAAGTTTTAAACGGTTCAGTTGTAACCGATTGGGGAACCGAAAGCCTGCTAGTTGAAGGCCCAGCTGGTTTAGTGATTGATTTTTATCGTATGAAATAG
- the spxB gene encoding pyruvate oxidase → MTQGKITASAAMLNVLKTWGVDTIYGIPSGTLSSLMDALAEDKDIRFLQVRHEETGALAAVMQAKFGGSIGVAVGSGGPGATHLINGVYDAAMDNTPFLAILGSRPNNELNMDAFQELNQNPMYNGIAVYNKRVAYAEQLPKVIDEACRAAVSKKGPAVVEIPVNFGFQEIDENSYYGSGSYERRFIAPALNEVEIDKAVEILNNAERPVIYAGFGGVGAGDVITELSRKIKAPIITTGKNFEAFEWDYEGLTGSAYRVGWKPANEVVFEADTVLFLGSNFPFAEVYEAFKNTEKFIQVDIDPYKLGKRHALDASILGDAGQAAKAILDKVNPVESTPWWRANVKNNQNWRDYMNKLEGKTEGELQLYQVYNAINKHADQDAIYSIDVGDTTQTSTRHLHMTPKNMWRTSPLFATMGIALPGGIAAKKDNPDRQVWNIMGDGAFNMCYPDVITNVQYDLPVINVVFSNGKYAFIKDKYEDTNKHLFGCDFPNADYAKIAEAQGAVGFTVNRIEAIDAVVAEAVKLNKEGKTVVIDARITQDRPLPVEVLELDPKQHSEEAIKAFKEKYEAEELVPFRLFLEEEGLQSRAIK, encoded by the coding sequence ATGACTCAAGGGAAAATTACTGCATCTGCAGCAATGCTTAATGTATTGAAAACATGGGGCGTAGATACGATCTACGGTATCCCATCTGGAACACTTAGCTCACTTATGGACGCTTTGGCTGAAGACAAAGATATCCGTTTCTTGCAAGTTCGTCACGAAGAAACTGGTGCTCTTGCAGCGGTTATGCAAGCTAAATTTGGTGGCTCTATCGGGGTTGCAGTTGGTTCAGGTGGACCTGGTGCGACTCACTTGATCAACGGTGTTTACGATGCAGCTATGGATAACACTCCATTCCTTGCCATTCTTGGATCACGTCCAAACAACGAGCTGAACATGGATGCCTTCCAAGAATTGAACCAAAACCCAATGTACAACGGTATCGCTGTTTACAACAAACGTGTAGCTTACGCAGAACAATTGCCAAAAGTAATCGATGAAGCTTGCCGTGCTGCCGTTTCTAAAAAAGGTCCAGCCGTTGTTGAAATCCCCGTAAACTTTGGATTCCAAGAAATCGACGAAAACTCTTACTATGGATCAGGTTCTTATGAACGTCGCTTTATCGCTCCTGCCTTGAACGAAGTGGAAATCGATAAAGCTGTTGAAATCTTGAACAATGCGGAACGTCCAGTGATCTACGCTGGTTTCGGTGGTGTTGGTGCTGGTGATGTGATCACTGAATTGTCTCGTAAGATCAAAGCACCAATTATTACAACTGGTAAAAACTTTGAAGCCTTCGAATGGGACTACGAAGGGTTGACAGGTTCTGCTTACCGTGTTGGTTGGAAGCCAGCCAACGAAGTTGTCTTTGAAGCAGACACAGTTCTTTTCCTTGGTTCAAACTTCCCATTTGCTGAAGTTTACGAAGCATTCAAGAACACTGAAAAATTCATCCAAGTGGATATTGACCCTTACAAACTTGGTAAACGCCATGCTCTTGACGCTTCCATCCTTGGTGATGCAGGTCAAGCAGCGAAAGCAATCCTTGATAAAGTGAATCCAGTTGAGTCTACTCCATGGTGGCGTGCAAACGTGAAGAACAACCAAAACTGGCGTGATTACATGAACAAACTCGAAGGTAAAACTGAGGGTGAATTGCAATTGTATCAAGTTTACAATGCAATCAACAAACATGCTGATCAAGACGCTATCTACTCAATCGACGTCGGTGACACTACTCAAACATCTACTCGTCACCTTCACATGACACCTAAGAACATGTGGCGTACATCTCCACTCTTTGCGACAATGGGTATTGCCCTTCCTGGTGGTATCGCTGCTAAGAAAGACAATCCAGATCGCCAAGTATGGAACATCATGGGTGACGGTGCATTCAACATGTGCTACCCAGACGTTATCACAAACGTTCAATACGACCTTCCAGTTATCAATGTTGTCTTCTCAAATGGTAAATATGCCTTCATCAAGGACAAATACGAAGACACAAACAAACACTTGTTTGGTTGTGACTTCCCTAATGCTGACTATGCGAAAATCGCTGAAGCGCAAGGTGCTGTAGGATTCACTGTAAACCGTATCGAAGCCATCGACGCAGTCGTTGCTGAAGCTGTTAAATTGAACAAAGAAGGTAAAACTGTTGTTATCGATGCTCGCATCACTCAAGACCGTCCACTTCCAGTAGAAGTACTTGAGTTGGATCCAAAACAACACTCAGAAGAAGCCATCAAAGCCTTCAAGGAAAAATACGAAGCAGAAGAACTCGTACCATTCCGCCTCTTCTTGGAAGAAGAAGGATTGCAATCACGCGCAATCAAATAA
- a CDS encoding heavy metal translocating P-type ATPase, giving the protein MVEKQKAVVENGVQKIRITAEKGYSPKEFQLQKGIPAEITFHRVNPSGCYKEILFEDQGILEPLEVGVDKVISFTPTETGDFEFSCGMKMQKGSYTVVEKRRRVLSLRDRFWITSIFTLPLLILMIGMWAGLVSHPVSRWGTFLATTPIMLVAGVPFIKSAWASFKKHHSNMDTLVALGTLVAYVYSVFALFTGQPVYFEAAGFIIFFILLGQIFEERMRNNASEAVEKLLDLQAKTAQVLRDGNYVEVAAEDIHIGDLIRVRPGEKIAVDGTIVEGSTTIDESMVTGESLPVEKSVGDAVIGSTINSNGTILFKAEKVGSETLLSQIVDFVKMAQSSRAPIQDLTDKISGIFVPVVTILAIATFWVWSVLLGASLQEAMLYAVSVLIIACPCALGLATPTALMVGTGRSAKMGVLIKNGTVLQEVQKIQTVVFDKTGTITIGQPLVTDVVGDEARVLTLAASLETFSEHPLAQAVLSQAEEKGLVLSPVENFQAIEGKGVQGQIDQQLVTLGNGKLHDGTAMDPELEKRMVDLQEQAKTVISLSVDGQVIGLIAIQDAPKASSKEAIKKLKERGLKTVMLTGDNERVAQAIAKQVGIDTVIADVLPQEKASAIQKLQESSKVAFVGDGINDAPALSIADVGIAMGSGTDIAIESGGIVLTQNDLLGVVRAFDMSQKTFRRILLNLFWASIYNILGIPIAAGVFVGLGLTLNPELAGLAMALSSLSVLTSSLLLNVAKID; this is encoded by the coding sequence ATGGTAGAAAAACAAAAAGCAGTTGTGGAAAACGGAGTGCAAAAGATCCGTATTACAGCAGAAAAGGGCTATAGTCCCAAAGAATTTCAACTTCAAAAAGGGATCCCTGCTGAAATCACCTTCCATCGGGTCAATCCTTCCGGCTGTTACAAGGAAATTTTGTTTGAAGATCAGGGGATTTTAGAGCCTTTGGAAGTCGGTGTGGATAAAGTGATATCCTTTACCCCGACAGAAACAGGGGACTTCGAGTTTTCATGTGGAATGAAGATGCAAAAGGGTTCCTACACGGTTGTGGAAAAACGCCGTCGTGTCTTAAGTTTACGGGATCGCTTTTGGATTACTAGTATCTTTACCCTTCCTTTATTGATCTTGATGATCGGGATGTGGGCAGGACTTGTCTCCCATCCAGTCAGTCGCTGGGGGACTTTTCTAGCGACAACGCCGATCATGTTGGTAGCAGGAGTACCTTTTATCAAGAGTGCCTGGGCCTCATTTAAGAAGCACCATTCCAATATGGATACCTTGGTAGCTCTTGGAACCCTGGTAGCCTATGTCTATAGTGTATTTGCTCTTTTTACTGGTCAGCCAGTATACTTTGAGGCTGCGGGTTTTATCATCTTCTTTATCCTCTTAGGGCAAATCTTTGAAGAACGGATGCGTAACAATGCCTCCGAGGCTGTGGAAAAGTTGTTGGATTTGCAGGCAAAAACGGCTCAAGTTCTCCGTGATGGGAACTATGTCGAGGTGGCGGCGGAAGATATCCACATTGGTGATTTGATTCGGGTCCGTCCTGGGGAAAAGATCGCGGTTGATGGGACGATTGTAGAAGGAAGTACGACCATTGATGAGTCGATGGTGACAGGTGAAAGTTTGCCTGTGGAAAAATCAGTTGGTGATGCAGTCATTGGCTCCACTATCAACAGCAATGGGACCATTCTCTTTAAGGCTGAAAAAGTCGGTAGTGAGACCCTCTTATCTCAAATTGTGGACTTTGTCAAAATGGCCCAATCCAGTCGTGCTCCTATTCAAGATTTGACGGATAAGATTTCAGGTATCTTTGTTCCAGTGGTGACGATTTTGGCCATTGCGACTTTCTGGGTTTGGTCCGTGCTTCTGGGCGCGTCGCTCCAAGAGGCCATGCTCTATGCAGTCTCTGTCCTCATTATTGCCTGTCCTTGTGCCCTTGGTTTGGCGACGCCAACAGCCCTTATGGTCGGAACTGGTCGTAGTGCCAAGATGGGGGTTCTGATTAAAAATGGAACAGTTCTTCAAGAAGTGCAAAAGATTCAAACCGTTGTGTTTGATAAGACAGGGACCATCACCATTGGCCAACCGCTCGTAACCGATGTGGTAGGAGATGAAGCGCGTGTCTTGACACTGGCTGCTAGTCTTGAAACTTTTTCAGAACATCCACTAGCCCAAGCGGTGTTATCCCAAGCAGAAGAAAAAGGTTTGGTGCTATCCCCTGTGGAAAACTTCCAAGCGATTGAAGGAAAAGGGGTCCAAGGTCAGATCGACCAGCAGTTGGTGACCTTGGGAAATGGCAAACTTCATGACGGGACAGCGATGGATCCGGAGCTTGAAAAACGGATGGTAGACTTGCAAGAGCAGGCCAAAACAGTGATCAGTTTGTCTGTGGATGGGCAAGTGATTGGCTTGATTGCCATTCAAGATGCTCCGAAGGCCAGCTCAAAAGAAGCGATCAAAAAGCTCAAAGAACGGGGCTTGAAAACGGTCATGTTAACAGGGGATAATGAACGGGTGGCCCAAGCTATTGCTAAGCAAGTGGGAATTGACACCGTCATTGCTGATGTCCTTCCTCAAGAAAAAGCTAGCGCCATCCAAAAACTGCAAGAAAGTAGTAAGGTAGCCTTTGTTGGAGATGGGATCAATGATGCTCCAGCTCTCTCGATTGCAGATGTTGGAATTGCCATGGGATCTGGAACGGATATTGCGATCGAGTCCGGTGGCATCGTGCTCACGCAAAATGATTTGCTTGGCGTTGTGCGCGCCTTTGACATGAGTCAAAAGACCTTCCGTCGCATCTTACTCAATCTCTTCTGGGCCTCTATCTACAATATCCTTGGGATTCCAATTGCTGCTGGAGTCTTTGTAGGACTGGGATTGACCCTCAATCCAGAACTAGCAGGTCTTGCCATGGCCCTTAGTTCTTTGTCTGTTTTGACCAGCTCGCTGCTCCTCAATGTCGCAAAGATTGATTAA
- a CDS encoding cupredoxin domain-containing protein — MFGLLISIVCLLGVAFIAWWFFAEHEKVSDHARQKSGYQEIEVEVMGGYSPETIVLKKNVPARIIFNRKDPSSCLAQVIFPDFGVHEDLPLGEKHVIEITPEKAGEYGYSCGMNMMHGHMIVE, encoded by the coding sequence ATGTTTGGATTGTTAATTAGTATTGTTTGTTTACTTGGGGTTGCTTTTATTGCTTGGTGGTTCTTTGCAGAGCATGAAAAGGTAAGCGACCACGCTCGTCAGAAATCAGGTTATCAAGAAATTGAAGTCGAAGTCATGGGGGGCTATTCGCCTGAAACCATCGTTCTGAAAAAGAATGTTCCAGCCCGGATCATCTTTAATCGCAAGGATCCATCTTCATGTCTGGCTCAAGTGATCTTTCCGGATTTTGGCGTTCATGAAGATTTGCCTTTGGGTGAAAAACATGTCATTGAAATTACGCCAGAAAAAGCGGGCGAATATGGGTATTCATGTGGAATGAACATGATGCATGGTCACATGATTGTGGAATAA
- a CDS encoding CopY/TcrY family copper transport repressor, whose protein sequence is MQISNAEWRIMKIIWMEGKQTSRDLIAVLSERFDWSKSTIKTLLTRLVEKGCLTREKSGKAFVYSALLKQDQSLDLVVEEVKDKVCSKRIVQVLENLIQESDFTLADLNQLQQVLEEKKAEAVETVPCNCM, encoded by the coding sequence ATGCAAATTTCCAATGCGGAATGGCGCATCATGAAAATTATCTGGATGGAAGGCAAGCAGACCAGCAGGGATTTGATCGCCGTCTTGTCCGAGCGCTTTGACTGGTCGAAGTCGACCATCAAGACCCTCTTGACGCGCTTGGTTGAAAAGGGCTGTCTGACCAGAGAAAAATCTGGCAAAGCCTTTGTCTACTCGGCTTTGTTGAAGCAGGACCAGAGTTTAGACTTGGTGGTTGAGGAGGTGAAAGACAAGGTTTGCTCAAAAAGAATTGTCCAGGTGCTTGAAAACTTGATTCAGGAGAGTGACTTTACGCTTGCAGATCTTAATCAGCTGCAGCAGGTCCTGGAAGAAAAGAAAGCAGAGGCTGTCGAAACAGTCCCTTGCAATTGTATGTAA